The Rhodococcus sp. ABRD24 genome contains the following window.
GCCGGGAACCTGATCGGGCGCGAGGGGGACGGTCTCAAGATCGCACTGACCACCCTGAACGCAGGCCGGCTGGCGATTCCCGCGATGTGCGCGGCGGCCGGCAAATGGTCGCTCAAGATCGCCCGCGAATGGTCCGCCGAGCGCGTGCAGTGGGGGAAGGCCGTCGGCGAGCACGGCGCGGTCGCGGCCAAGATCGCCTTCATCGCTGCCACCACGTACGCACTCGAGGCGGTGCTGGAACTGTCCGGTCAAATGGCCGACGAGGGCCGCAACGACATCCGCATCGAGGCCGCGCTGGCCAAGTTGTGGGCCAGCGAGATGGCCTGCCGGATCTCCGACGACCTCATCCAGATCCGCGGCGGCCGCGGCTACGAGACGGCCTTCTCGCTGGCCGCCCGCGGCGAGCGCGCGGTACCAGCCGAGCAACAGATGCGGGACCTGCGCATCAATCGGATCTTCGAAGGGTCGAGCGAGATCATGCGACTCCTCATCGCCCGCGAGGCGGTCGACGCCCACCTGACAGCCGCCGGCGATCTGGCCGACCCGAAGGCCGACATGCAGCACAAGGCCCGGGCCGCCGTCGGCGCCAGTGGCTTCTACGCAAGGTGGCTGCCTCACCTGCTATCCGGCAAGGGGCAACTGCCCAACTCGTATGGCGAATTCGGCATGCTGGCAAAGCATCTGAGGTTCGTCGAACGAAGCGCCCGCAAGCTCGCGCGGTCCACGTTCTACGGCATGGCACGCTGGCAGGCCGGCCTGGAGAAGCATCAGTCCTTCCTGGGCCGGATCGTCGACATCGGCGCCGAGCTGTTCGCCATGTCGGCTGCCTGTGTGCGCGCCGAGATGGAACGCACCGAGGATCCTGCGCGGGGCGCGCGCGCCACCGAGTTGGCCGACACCTTCTGCCAGCAGTCCCGGCTGCGCGTCGACCGACTGTTCGCCGCGCTGTGGGAGAACACGGACGATGCCGACCGTCAGATCTCGAGCAACGTGCTCAGCGGCGAGTACACCTGGCTCGAAGCCGGAGTGCTCGACCCGTCCGAGGGCACCGGCCCCTGGATCGCCTCCTGGGCACCAGGCCCGTCGGCTGAGCAGAACATGGCGCGTCGCTATCCCACCGCTGAACCATTGCGACCGGTCATGGATGCCGACGACGCTGGCGCCGCCGGACACCGTGGAGAGTGAGTCTCGTTGCTACACCAAGAGTGACCACACATGTCGCGATCGCGCTGGTGATCTCCCAACGCACCGTCGAGGGAAACGTCGAGCACATCCGCGACAAGCTCGGCTTCACTTCCCCAGATCGGGGCCTGGATCGTCCAGTACGAGGCCGACGCCCGACCGGCCAGGACTGATCACCGCTCCCCACGACCACATACCGGGCCACCGGTCCGCTGGTACTCGCCGCACAGCATCGGTGTTGCTCCCCCAGGTGGGCCATTCGAGCAGGGTTCACCCGGGCTTTTCCGGACTCCAGGGCGCAACGGGACATCTACCCGGAAATCTGCCTAGGGTTGGAGCAGACGCAATGCACCGACGTATCGATCGGCACGAGCCGCGACAGGTACGCAGGTCGGGTACTTGTCGCCGGCAGCGCGGCCGAGGAGCCGCACGCGAGCACCCGACTCGGTTGGACCGCCGACGATCCACGCGAAGCACCACGTGCCACTGTCGAGCGCGATGACCGCGATTCTGCGTGGTGCATAGTCCCAGATCTGCAGCCCTCGCAGAATTGGGCGGGAAATCACGACGGATCCCGTGGATACGGCAGGAGCGGCTGGTCGGAATCGGTGCAATCGTGACCGGCGGCTGTCGTCAATACCGCAGAGAAGATCGAGGCAGATCACATTCCACGCTCCGCACGGTCGATCGCTGCAAGAAGGCGAATCCGAGGGCTGGTTCGCCGCCGACCAAGAAGGGAAATCATGCAGAGTGCCAGAGAAGCCGGCCGAACGGTGCACAACATCTAGCTCCCGACGATCCGAACGGTGCGCCCGATGCCGAATCCAGTGCACACCCTGCACCGGTGCCGGATCATCGTCGTACCTCCTGCCGCAATCTGGTTGGACAACATCAGCATCCTGCATGAGAAAGCGTGCGGACGATCGTAGAAATACCTAGTCACATACCCGTCTTTCTTCCCCGGAGACTCTGATCGGGCCGACAGATACACCGGCAGGTGACCAATGCAGCGCAAGTTCAGTTCATCCAACGGGGTTTCGTCAGTGTCGACCTGGAACCAGCCACACGCCGACCCTCTCTCCAGGAAGCACCGCTTGCTGGATCCGGCTCATCGACAGCGGCTACGCCCGCGGAGGGACTGGATTCATCGACGACACCATCGAACCCCACCTCCATCTCCACCTCGAGGCAACTCGATGTCCGACGACACCACACCGCCGATCCGCCCCGGATTGCATCCGGACTGTGTGCCGGGACGGAGTCGAACCATCTGCGGACGGCGGTGTCGGTGCCTTCGCGCACACTGGTCGACGTGAGAACAGTGCTGGTACCCGACGGCGACGGTGCCATGCTGATTCGGACCGACGACTCCGGCGCGAGGCTCGGCGAGCCGCAGCGAGTATCCGACGTGGTCGCCGCGGTCCGCAAAATCGAGGCCGCCGAACATCCTCGCTGGGTGTGGGAGGACACCACCCGCGTGTATCCGGCGCTGCTGAATGCGGGCGTTCGGGTGCAGCGGTGCCACGACCTGACGCTCACCGGCGCCCTCCTCGACATGCGCGCCGGGCGGTTCGTGCCGATGGCCGGGGCCCCGGTCGATGACCGTCCGGGACTGTTCGACGTCGTCCCGCGGACCGGACCCGACATCCTTCTCGCTCGCCATCATGATCAACTCGCGACGATCGGGGGCGATCCCCGACTCCGTCTGCTGGTGGCCGCCGAGTCTGCCGGTGGGCTCGCGGCAGCGGAGATGAGTCACGACGGGCTTCCGTTCTCGGAGGCCGCGCACCGGACGCTACTGGAACGAGCGCTGGGGCCACGGACACCGGACTCTGTGCTGCCCGACCGACTGCGCGAGCTGGCGACCGAGGTGAGTTCGGCCTTCGGGCGTACGGTCAACCCGGCGTCGCAGGTGGAGGTGGTGGCTGCGTTCGCGCGGGAGGGCATCGAACTGCACTCGACTCGGGCGTACCTGCTGCGCGAGGTCGACCACCCTGCCGTCGAGCCGCTGCTGCGGTATCGCGATCTGGCGAAGTTGCACGCCGCCAACGGCTGGACATGGCTCGACGCGTGGGTGCGCGGCGACCGCTTCCGGCCCGTGTATGTGCCCGGCGGTGTGGTGTCCGGTCGTTGGGCCAGCAGAGGGGGTGGCGCCCTGCAGATTCCGAAAACGTTGCGCTCGAGCGTCATTGCCGACTCCGGCCACACTCTGGTGATTGCGGACGCCGGCCAGCTCGAGCCCCGCATCCTCGCGGCGATGTCCACCGATCCGCGCATGATGGCCGCAGCGGGCGCGGACGACCTCTATTCCCCGGTCGCCGCCGAGGCGTTCGGTGGCGACCGGGACAAGGCGAAGGTCGCGATCCTCGGCGTTCTGTACGGTGCAACCGCAGGAGAAGCCCGAGCGCTACTCGGCCTGCTGCGCAAGCGTTTTCCGACGGCTGTCCAGTTCGTCGAGGACGCCGCGCGTGCTGGCGAACGCGGTGAGGTGGTGCACTCGTGGCTGGGCCGCGCATGCCCGCCGCCGGACGACTCTTGGTGGTCGAACGGCGACGCACACGCCCGCGGACGCTTCACCCGCAACTTCGTCGTACAGGCCACCGCGTCGGAGTGGGCGCTGTGCCTGCTCGCGGATCTGCGCCGACGGCTGTCCGCCAGCCCCGGCGACGGCGAGCTCGTGTTCTTCCAGCACGATGAGGTGATGGTGCACACCAGTCGCCCCGAGGTAGCGGCCGGGCACGTACTCGCTGCTGCGACGTCGGCGACGCGACTTCTGTTCGGTGATACCGCAGTCCGGTTTCCGATGGACGTGGAGATACGGGACTGTTACGCCGAACCCGCGCCATCGAACACCGGATGCTCATCAGCCGCGAAGACGCAAGTGCGGTCGTAGCCATGCTGTATGGTGCGACCGTGGGGAATACAAGTATTGCAGTGACCAGGATCCGCCGCTTCTAGCGGCGGAACGCGAACCTTCGACACGCTCCGTCGCTTTCAGCACGTCAGTTGCTGGGCGGCGTCTTGATGCTGCCCGGGCCACCCCGATACTGCCCGGAGTTCAATTCATGCCTACTTACCGTGCCGGCCGTCATGAGTTCGGCCAGAACTTCCTCACCGACCGCAAAACGGTCGACACGATCGTCGACCTCGTATCCCGAACGGACGGGCCCATCGTCGAAATCGGATCCGGTGGTGGTGCGTTGACGCTGCCCCTGCAGGCCTTGCGCAGGCCGATCACTGCGATCGAGATCGATCCACGACACGCGCGAACACTCCAGCGTCGGGTCGACGCTGGCACGACAATCGTGCACGGCGACTTCCTGCAGTACCGATTGCCGCGAACCCCACACACCATTGTGGGAAACCTGCCGTTTCACCAAACCACCGCAATACTGCGGCGAATACTGCACGCCGAGCACTGGACTGCAGCAGTTCTGCTGGTGCAGTGGGAAGTCGCGCGGCGCCGTGCGGCAGTCGGTGGAGCCACGATGATGACCGCTCAGTGGTGGCCGTGGTACGAGTTCGCACTGGCCGGCAAGGTGTCCGCTTCGGCTTTCACGCCGCAACCCGGAGTTGACGCCGGACTGATGACAATCACACGCCGGATAGTCCCACTCGTAGACCCCGGTCTACGTCGCCGATACAACACCTTCGTCCACGCTGTCTTCACCAGTAAAGGCCGCGGCCTTCATGAGATCTTACCGAGGGTGGCCGGCGCCTCAGCCAAGACCGCGGTCAAGAAATGGCTTGCTGGCCAAAGATTTCGGGACATCCCGCTCCCGCGGGATCTCTCCGCCGAACAGTGGTCTGAACTGTTCACAATCATCCACCAAGACTCCCCTGCCGCCGACCGGAGTCGGGCCGGGTTCCGGCGATGACACACCTACACCGGTTATCGGCAATGCGCTGGATCGGGCGGAGGCCTGACCAGGGGGTCGGTCCGTCGTAGAAGTCGCCATACCGACTGATGCCAGCTAATTCCGTGGCAACCTTTCGGCGTCTCAGCTAAGGTTCAGCACATGTATGTAGGCACCGCGTTGATGAAGCCGTGGTCGCACCGCTAACGGCGGCGACCCGATTTCCAACGAACTTCTGACGCCGCCGTCCGGGTAGTAGTACCGGGCGGTATTTCGTGCTGTCCCGGCTCCATCCTCGAGCTTCGGAGAATCAGTGTCTATTTCCCATACAGGCCAACGCGGTCTGTCCGCGCCCAGCCACGCGCGCGAACACCCCGCACCCACGGGCCATCTGCCTGCGGGCGTGCATGCACACATCCGAGCGACCTCGGTCCACGTCACCCTCGGGTCGCGGCCGGTTCTGAGGGACGCCTCCGTCACAGTGTCGACCCGCTCCCGGCTTGCGATCGTCGGGGAGAACGGGCGCGGTAAGACCACACTGCTGCATGTACTCGCGGGGCTTCTGCAACCCGACAGCGGTACCGTCAGCCGAGTCGGCACGATCGGTGTGGCTCAGCAGGCCATACCTTTCCGCTCGGGCGAGACCGTCGGCACGCTCGTCGCCGAAACCATCGAGCCGGCCCTGCAGGCACTGCAGGACCTCGACACAGCAACGATCTTGCTCACCGACGGAGCGCCGGGAGCCGACGACGCCTACGCGGCAGCGCTGGAAGCCGCCACCGTGCTCGATGCCTGGGATACCGAACGCCGCGTCGACATCGCACTGGCAGCGCTGCATGCGTGTACGGACCGAGAACGCCCATTGGAGACGCTCTCGGTAGGGCAACGGTATCGAGTTCGTCTGGCCTGCCTGCTCGGTGCCACACAGGACATCCTGCTGTTG
Protein-coding sequences here:
- the erm(46) gene encoding 23S rRNA (adenine(2058)-N(6))-methyltransferase Erm(46), with translation MPTYRAGRHEFGQNFLTDRKTVDTIVDLVSRTDGPIVEIGSGGGALTLPLQALRRPITAIEIDPRHARTLQRRVDAGTTIVHGDFLQYRLPRTPHTIVGNLPFHQTTAILRRILHAEHWTAAVLLVQWEVARRRAAVGGATMMTAQWWPWYEFALAGKVSASAFTPQPGVDAGLMTITRRIVPLVDPGLRRRYNTFVHAVFTSKGRGLHEILPRVAGASAKTAVKKWLAGQRFRDIPLPRDLSAEQWSELFTIIHQDSPAADRSRAGFRR
- a CDS encoding acyl-CoA dehydrogenase family protein, which produces MAAPTPITEEQARAVAEEARESGWDKPSFAKELFLGRFRLDLVHPFPRPGSADTARTETFLADLERYCRGMDGSVIERDARIPDEYVAGLTTLGCFGLKVPTEYGGLGLSQVAYNRALMIVTSVHGSLGALLSAHQSIGVPEPLKLAGTEEQKRKFLPRCAKGAVSAFLLTEPDVGSDPARMAATATPTADGAYVLDGVKLWTTNGVVAELLVVMARVPRSEGHRGGISAFVVEADSPGITVERRNAFMGLRGIENGVTRLHGVRVPAGNLIGREGDGLKIALTTLNAGRLAIPAMCAAAGKWSLKIAREWSAERVQWGKAVGEHGAVAAKIAFIAATTYALEAVLELSGQMADEGRNDIRIEAALAKLWASEMACRISDDLIQIRGGRGYETAFSLAARGERAVPAEQQMRDLRINRIFEGSSEIMRLLIAREAVDAHLTAAGDLADPKADMQHKARAAVGASGFYARWLPHLLSGKGQLPNSYGEFGMLAKHLRFVERSARKLARSTFYGMARWQAGLEKHQSFLGRIVDIGAELFAMSAACVRAEMERTEDPARGARATELADTFCQQSRLRVDRLFAALWENTDDADRQISSNVLSGEYTWLEAGVLDPSEGTGPWIASWAPGPSAEQNMARRYPTAEPLRPVMDADDAGAAGHRGE
- a CDS encoding bifunctional 3'-5' exonuclease/DNA polymerase — translated: MRTVLVPDGDGAMLIRTDDSGARLGEPQRVSDVVAAVRKIEAAEHPRWVWEDTTRVYPALLNAGVRVQRCHDLTLTGALLDMRAGRFVPMAGAPVDDRPGLFDVVPRTGPDILLARHHDQLATIGGDPRLRLLVAAESAGGLAAAEMSHDGLPFSEAAHRTLLERALGPRTPDSVLPDRLRELATEVSSAFGRTVNPASQVEVVAAFAREGIELHSTRAYLLREVDHPAVEPLLRYRDLAKLHAANGWTWLDAWVRGDRFRPVYVPGGVVSGRWASRGGGALQIPKTLRSSVIADSGHTLVIADAGQLEPRILAAMSTDPRMMAAAGADDLYSPVAAEAFGGDRDKAKVAILGVLYGATAGEARALLGLLRKRFPTAVQFVEDAARAGERGEVVHSWLGRACPPPDDSWWSNGDAHARGRFTRNFVVQATASEWALCLLADLRRRLSASPGDGELVFFQHDEVMVHTSRPEVAAGHVLAAATSATRLLFGDTAVRFPMDVEIRDCYAEPAPSNTGCSSAAKTQVRS